From the Malus domestica chromosome 17, GDT2T_hap1 genome, one window contains:
- the LOC103416930 gene encoding acetyl-coenzyme A synthetase, chloroplastic/glyoxysomal isoform X1 — protein MESSTPDHADHHAANNNNKKPRNNPNLITTSDHLRHVESMATMPSGAGNISHPNAVILGESLASEENDLVFPSDHFSRQAHVSSPQQYLEMYKRSIEDPAGFWSDIAATFFWKQKWGQPVYSENLDVRKGDIRIEWFRGGITNICYNCLDTNVEAGLGDKIAFYWEGNELGVDATLTYTQLLHNVCQLANYLKDVGVKKGDAVVVYLPMLMELPITMLACARIGAVHSVVFAGFSAESLAQRIVDCKPKVVITCNAVKRGSKVIHLKDIVDAALIESSQSGVSVDVCLTYENQLAMKRESTKWLEGRDVWWQDVIPKYPTTCAVDWVDAEDPLFLLYTSGSTGKPKGVLHTTGGYMVYAATTFKYAFDYSSSDIYWCTADCGWITGHSYVTYGPLLNGATAVLYEGAPNYPDPGRCWDVVDKYKVTIFYTAPTLVRSLMRDSDKYVTRYSRKSLRVLGSVGEPINPSAWRWFFNVVGDSKCPISDTWWQTETGGFMITPLPGAWPQKPGSATFPFFGVQAVIVDEKGVEIEGECSGYLCVKSSWPGAFRTLYGDHERYETTYFKPFPGYYFSGDGCSRDKDGYHWLTGRVDDVINVSGHRIGTAEVESALVSHPQCAEAAVVGIEHEVKGQGIYAFVTLVEGVPYSEELRKSLVLAVRKQIGAFAAPDRIHWAPGLPKTRSGKIMRRILRKIASRQLDELGDTSTLAEPNVVDQLIALADV, from the exons ATGGAATCATCAACGCCTGATCATGCCGATCATCATGCtgctaacaacaacaacaagaagcCTCGTAATAATCCAAATTTGATTACGACAAGCGATCACCTGCGGCATGTGGAGTCGATGGCCACAATGCCTTCCGGCGCCGGAAACATTTCCCACCCGAACGCTGTCATTCTCGGAGAATCTCTCGCTTCTGAAGAGAACGATCTCGTCTTTCCCAGCGACCACTTCTCCCGTCAGGCCCACGTCTCCTCTCCCCAACAG TATCTGGAGATGTACAAACGGTCCATCGAGGACCCCGCCGGATTTTGGTCCGACATCGCTGCCACCTTCTTTTGGAAACAGAAATGGGGCCAACCAGTGTACTCGGAGAATCTTGATGTCAGGAAAGGCGATATCCGAATTGAG TGGTTCAGGGGCGGTATCACCAACATCTGCTACAATTGCCTTGACACAAATGTTGAAGCTGGACTTGGTGACAAAATTGCCTTCTACTGGGAAGGCAATGAGCTTGGTGTTGATGCCACTTTAACTTACACCCAGCTTCTCCACAACGTTTGCCAG CTTGCGAACTATTTGAAAGATGTTGGAGTTAAAAAGGGTGATGCTGTTGTGGTTTACCTGCCCATGTTAATGGAACTTCCAATTACAATGCTTGCTTGTGCCCGCATTGGTGCCGTTCACTCG GTTGTCTTTGCCGGATTTTCTGCGGAATCTCTTGCTCAAAGGATTGTAGATTGCAAACCGAAAGTTGTAATCACTTGCAATGCTGTTAAAAGAGGTTCTAAGGTTATCCACCTCAAAGATATAGTTGATGCTGCCCTTATAGAATCATCCCAAAGTGGGGTTTCTGTAG ATGTATGCTTAACTTATGAAAATCAATTGGCTATGAAGAGGGAAAGTACTAAATGGCTGGAAGGAAGGGATGTATGGTGGCAG GATGTCATACCTAAATATCCAACTACTTGTGCAGTGGACTGGGTTGATGCAGAAGATCCACTTTTTCTGCTCTATACCAGTGGGAGCACTGGCAAACCGAAG GGAGTTCTCCACACAACTGGAGGATATATGGTGTACGCTGCCACAACATTTAAATATGCATTTGATTACAGCTCATCCGACATCTACTG GTGTACTGCTGACTGTGGTTGGATCACTGGGCACAGCTATGTCACTTATGGACCCCTGCTTAATGGAGCAACTGCTGTTTTATATGAAGGG GCTCCAAATTATCCTGATCCTGGACGCTGTTGGGATGTTGTTGATAAATACAAAGTGACCATATTTTATACTGCCCCCACATTAGTGCGGTCCCTCATGCGTGATAGTGACAAG TATGTTACACGATACTCGCGAAAATCCTTACGGGTCCTTGGAAGTGTAGGCGAGCCTATTAACCCAAGTGCATGGAG GTGGTTTTTCAACGTGGTTGGAGATTCAAAATGTCCTATTTCCGACACTTGGTGGCAAACTGAAACTGGTGGCTTTATG ATAACTCCACTACCGGGTGCCTGGCCACAGAAACCTGGTTCTGCTACTTTCCCTTTCTTTGGGGTGCAG GCTGTCATAGTTGATGAAAAGGGTGTTGAGATTGAAGGGGAATGCAGTGGCTATCTGTGTGTAAAAAGCTCATGGCCTGGGGCTTTCCGAACTCTATACGGTGATCACGAAAGATACGAAACCACTTACTTTAAACCTTTCCCCGGATATTATTTTAGTGGTGATGGATGCAGCAG GGACAAGGATGGATATCACTGGCTTACAGGAAGGGTTGATGATGTTATCAACGTTAG TGGACATCGAATTGGTACAGCAGAAGTGGAATCTGCTCTGGTCTCCCATCCCCAGTGTGCTGAAGCTGCTGTGGTTGGCATTGAGCATGAA GTTAAAGGACAAGGTATATATGCCTTTGTTACTCTTGTGGAAGGTGTACCTTACAGTGAAGAACTCCGGAAAAGCCTTGTACTGGCTGTGAGAAAGCAG ATAGGAGCATTTGCAGCACCGGACAGAATCCACTGGGCCCCTGGCCTTCCGAAAACAAGGAGTGGGAAGATCATGAGGAGGATTCTGAGGAAGATCGCTTCTAGACAGTTAGATGAGCTTGGAGACACCAGCACCCTTGCGGAACCAAATGTGGTCGATCAACTTATTGCTCTCGCAGATGTCTAG
- the LOC103416930 gene encoding acetyl-coenzyme A synthetase, chloroplastic/glyoxysomal isoform X2, with product MWSRWPQCLPAPETFPTRTLSFSENLSLLKRTISSFPATTSPVRPTSPLPNSIWRCTNGPSRTPPDFGPTSLPPSFGNRNGANQCTRRILMSGKAISELRGGITNICYNCLDTNVEAGLGDKIAFYWEGNELGVDATLTYTQLLHNVCQLANYLKDVGVKKGDAVVVYLPMLMELPITMLACARIGAVHSVVFAGFSAESLAQRIVDCKPKVVITCNAVKRGSKVIHLKDIVDAALIESSQSGVSVDVCLTYENQLAMKRESTKWLEGRDVWWQDVIPKYPTTCAVDWVDAEDPLFLLYTSGSTGKPKGVLHTTGGYMVYAATTFKYAFDYSSSDIYWCTADCGWITGHSYVTYGPLLNGATAVLYEGAPNYPDPGRCWDVVDKYKVTIFYTAPTLVRSLMRDSDKYVTRYSRKSLRVLGSVGEPINPSAWRWFFNVVGDSKCPISDTWWQTETGGFMITPLPGAWPQKPGSATFPFFGVQAVIVDEKGVEIEGECSGYLCVKSSWPGAFRTLYGDHERYETTYFKPFPGYYFSGDGCSRDKDGYHWLTGRVDDVINVSGHRIGTAEVESALVSHPQCAEAAVVGIEHEVKGQGIYAFVTLVEGVPYSEELRKSLVLAVRKQIGAFAAPDRIHWAPGLPKTRSGKIMRRILRKIASRQLDELGDTSTLAEPNVVDQLIALADV from the exons ATGTGGAGTCGATGGCCACAATGCCTTCCGGCGCCGGAAACATTTCCCACCCGAACGCTGTCATTCTCGGAGAATCTCTCGCTTCTGAAGAGAACGATCTCGTCTTTCCCAGCGACCACTTCTCCCGTCAGGCCCACGTCTCCTCTCCCCAACAG TATCTGGAGATGTACAAACGGTCCATCGAGGACCCCGCCGGATTTTGGTCCGACATCGCTGCCACCTTCTTTTGGAAACAGAAATGGGGCCAACCAGTGTACTCGGAGAATCTTGATGTCAGGAAAGGCGATATCCGAATTGAG GGGCGGTATCACCAACATCTGCTACAATTGCCTTGACACAAATGTTGAAGCTGGACTTGGTGACAAAATTGCCTTCTACTGGGAAGGCAATGAGCTTGGTGTTGATGCCACTTTAACTTACACCCAGCTTCTCCACAACGTTTGCCAG CTTGCGAACTATTTGAAAGATGTTGGAGTTAAAAAGGGTGATGCTGTTGTGGTTTACCTGCCCATGTTAATGGAACTTCCAATTACAATGCTTGCTTGTGCCCGCATTGGTGCCGTTCACTCG GTTGTCTTTGCCGGATTTTCTGCGGAATCTCTTGCTCAAAGGATTGTAGATTGCAAACCGAAAGTTGTAATCACTTGCAATGCTGTTAAAAGAGGTTCTAAGGTTATCCACCTCAAAGATATAGTTGATGCTGCCCTTATAGAATCATCCCAAAGTGGGGTTTCTGTAG ATGTATGCTTAACTTATGAAAATCAATTGGCTATGAAGAGGGAAAGTACTAAATGGCTGGAAGGAAGGGATGTATGGTGGCAG GATGTCATACCTAAATATCCAACTACTTGTGCAGTGGACTGGGTTGATGCAGAAGATCCACTTTTTCTGCTCTATACCAGTGGGAGCACTGGCAAACCGAAG GGAGTTCTCCACACAACTGGAGGATATATGGTGTACGCTGCCACAACATTTAAATATGCATTTGATTACAGCTCATCCGACATCTACTG GTGTACTGCTGACTGTGGTTGGATCACTGGGCACAGCTATGTCACTTATGGACCCCTGCTTAATGGAGCAACTGCTGTTTTATATGAAGGG GCTCCAAATTATCCTGATCCTGGACGCTGTTGGGATGTTGTTGATAAATACAAAGTGACCATATTTTATACTGCCCCCACATTAGTGCGGTCCCTCATGCGTGATAGTGACAAG TATGTTACACGATACTCGCGAAAATCCTTACGGGTCCTTGGAAGTGTAGGCGAGCCTATTAACCCAAGTGCATGGAG GTGGTTTTTCAACGTGGTTGGAGATTCAAAATGTCCTATTTCCGACACTTGGTGGCAAACTGAAACTGGTGGCTTTATG ATAACTCCACTACCGGGTGCCTGGCCACAGAAACCTGGTTCTGCTACTTTCCCTTTCTTTGGGGTGCAG GCTGTCATAGTTGATGAAAAGGGTGTTGAGATTGAAGGGGAATGCAGTGGCTATCTGTGTGTAAAAAGCTCATGGCCTGGGGCTTTCCGAACTCTATACGGTGATCACGAAAGATACGAAACCACTTACTTTAAACCTTTCCCCGGATATTATTTTAGTGGTGATGGATGCAGCAG GGACAAGGATGGATATCACTGGCTTACAGGAAGGGTTGATGATGTTATCAACGTTAG TGGACATCGAATTGGTACAGCAGAAGTGGAATCTGCTCTGGTCTCCCATCCCCAGTGTGCTGAAGCTGCTGTGGTTGGCATTGAGCATGAA GTTAAAGGACAAGGTATATATGCCTTTGTTACTCTTGTGGAAGGTGTACCTTACAGTGAAGAACTCCGGAAAAGCCTTGTACTGGCTGTGAGAAAGCAG ATAGGAGCATTTGCAGCACCGGACAGAATCCACTGGGCCCCTGGCCTTCCGAAAACAAGGAGTGGGAAGATCATGAGGAGGATTCTGAGGAAGATCGCTTCTAGACAGTTAGATGAGCTTGGAGACACCAGCACCCTTGCGGAACCAAATGTGGTCGATCAACTTATTGCTCTCGCAGATGTCTAG
- the LOC103416930 gene encoding acetyl-coenzyme A synthetase, chloroplastic/glyoxysomal isoform X3 → MESSTPDHADHHAANNNNKKPRNNPNLITTSDHLRHVESMATMPSGAGNISHPNAVILGESLASEENDLVFPSDHFSRQAHVSSPQQYLEMYKRSIEDPAGFWSDIAATFFWKQKWGQPVYSENLDVRKGDIRIEWFRGGITNICYNCLDTNVEAGLGDKIAFYWEGNELGVDATLTYTQLLHNVCQLANYLKDVGVKKGDAVVVYLPMLMELPITMLACARIGAVHSVVFAGFSAESLAQRIVDCKPKVVITCNAVKRGSKVIHLKDIVDAALIESSQSGVSVDVCLTYENQLAMKRESTKWLEGRDVWWQDVIPKYPTTCAVDWVDAEDPLFLLYTSGSTGKPKGVLHTTGGYMVYAATTFKYAFDYSSSDIYWCTADCGWITGHSYVTYGPLLNGATAVLYEGAPNYPDPGRCWDVVDKYKVTIFYTAPTLVRSLMRDSDKYVTRYSRKSLRVLGSVGEPINPSAWRWFFNVVGDSKCPISDTWWQTETGGFMITPLPGAWPQKPGSATFPFFGVQAVIVDEKGVEIEGECSGYLCVKSSWPGAFRTLYGDHERYETTYFKPFPGYYFSGDGCSRDKDGYHWLTGRVDDVINVRLKDKVYMPLLLLWKVYLTVKNSGKALYWL, encoded by the exons ATGGAATCATCAACGCCTGATCATGCCGATCATCATGCtgctaacaacaacaacaagaagcCTCGTAATAATCCAAATTTGATTACGACAAGCGATCACCTGCGGCATGTGGAGTCGATGGCCACAATGCCTTCCGGCGCCGGAAACATTTCCCACCCGAACGCTGTCATTCTCGGAGAATCTCTCGCTTCTGAAGAGAACGATCTCGTCTTTCCCAGCGACCACTTCTCCCGTCAGGCCCACGTCTCCTCTCCCCAACAG TATCTGGAGATGTACAAACGGTCCATCGAGGACCCCGCCGGATTTTGGTCCGACATCGCTGCCACCTTCTTTTGGAAACAGAAATGGGGCCAACCAGTGTACTCGGAGAATCTTGATGTCAGGAAAGGCGATATCCGAATTGAG TGGTTCAGGGGCGGTATCACCAACATCTGCTACAATTGCCTTGACACAAATGTTGAAGCTGGACTTGGTGACAAAATTGCCTTCTACTGGGAAGGCAATGAGCTTGGTGTTGATGCCACTTTAACTTACACCCAGCTTCTCCACAACGTTTGCCAG CTTGCGAACTATTTGAAAGATGTTGGAGTTAAAAAGGGTGATGCTGTTGTGGTTTACCTGCCCATGTTAATGGAACTTCCAATTACAATGCTTGCTTGTGCCCGCATTGGTGCCGTTCACTCG GTTGTCTTTGCCGGATTTTCTGCGGAATCTCTTGCTCAAAGGATTGTAGATTGCAAACCGAAAGTTGTAATCACTTGCAATGCTGTTAAAAGAGGTTCTAAGGTTATCCACCTCAAAGATATAGTTGATGCTGCCCTTATAGAATCATCCCAAAGTGGGGTTTCTGTAG ATGTATGCTTAACTTATGAAAATCAATTGGCTATGAAGAGGGAAAGTACTAAATGGCTGGAAGGAAGGGATGTATGGTGGCAG GATGTCATACCTAAATATCCAACTACTTGTGCAGTGGACTGGGTTGATGCAGAAGATCCACTTTTTCTGCTCTATACCAGTGGGAGCACTGGCAAACCGAAG GGAGTTCTCCACACAACTGGAGGATATATGGTGTACGCTGCCACAACATTTAAATATGCATTTGATTACAGCTCATCCGACATCTACTG GTGTACTGCTGACTGTGGTTGGATCACTGGGCACAGCTATGTCACTTATGGACCCCTGCTTAATGGAGCAACTGCTGTTTTATATGAAGGG GCTCCAAATTATCCTGATCCTGGACGCTGTTGGGATGTTGTTGATAAATACAAAGTGACCATATTTTATACTGCCCCCACATTAGTGCGGTCCCTCATGCGTGATAGTGACAAG TATGTTACACGATACTCGCGAAAATCCTTACGGGTCCTTGGAAGTGTAGGCGAGCCTATTAACCCAAGTGCATGGAG GTGGTTTTTCAACGTGGTTGGAGATTCAAAATGTCCTATTTCCGACACTTGGTGGCAAACTGAAACTGGTGGCTTTATG ATAACTCCACTACCGGGTGCCTGGCCACAGAAACCTGGTTCTGCTACTTTCCCTTTCTTTGGGGTGCAG GCTGTCATAGTTGATGAAAAGGGTGTTGAGATTGAAGGGGAATGCAGTGGCTATCTGTGTGTAAAAAGCTCATGGCCTGGGGCTTTCCGAACTCTATACGGTGATCACGAAAGATACGAAACCACTTACTTTAAACCTTTCCCCGGATATTATTTTAGTGGTGATGGATGCAGCAG GGACAAGGATGGATATCACTGGCTTACAGGAAGGGTTGATGATGTTATCAACGTTAG GTTAAAGGACAAGGTATATATGCCTTTGTTACTCTTGTGGAAGGTGTACCTTACAGTGAAGAACTCCGGAAAAGCCTTGTACTGGCTGTGA
- the LOC103416932 gene encoding WD repeat-containing protein LWD1, whose protein sequence is MGASRNSDPNQDGSDEQQKRSEIYTYEAPWHIYAMNWSVRRDKKYRLAIASLLEQAPNRVEIVQLDDSNGEIRSDPNLSFEHPYPPTKTIFIPDKECQKPDLLATSSDFLRVWRISGDEDNSDSSSSVELKSLLNGNKNSEFCGPITSFDWNEAEPKRIGTSSIDTTCTIWDIEREAVDTQLIAHDKEVYDIAWGGVGVFASVSADGSVRVFDLRDKEHSTIIYESSEPDTPLVRLGWNKQDPRYMATIIMDSAKVVVLDIRFPTLPVVELQRHQSSVNAIAWAPHSSCHICTAGDDSQALIWDLSSMGQPVEGGLDPILAYTAGAEIEQLQWSSSQPDWVAIAFSTKLQILRV, encoded by the coding sequence atGGGGGCGAGTAGGAATAGCGACCCAAATCAGGACGGGTCAGATGAGCAGCAGAAACGATCGGAGATCTACACCTACGAGGCGCCGTGGCACATCTACGCCATGAACTGGAGCGTCCGTCGGGACAAGAAGTACCGGCTGGCCATCGCCAGCCTCCTCGAGCAGGCCCCAAACCGAGTGGAGATCGTGCAGCTGGACGACTCAAACGGGGAGATCCGATCGGACCCCAACCTGTCCTTCGAGCACCCGTACCCGCCCACCAAGACCATCTTCATCCCGGACAAGGAGTGCCAGAAGCCAGACCTGCTGGCCACCTCCAGCGATTTCCTCCGCGTGTGGCGCATCTCGGGGGATGAGGACAACTCAGACTCCTCGTCGTCAGTGGAGCTCAAGTCCCTCCTCAACGGCAACAAGAACTCCGAGTTCTGCGGGCCCATCACCTCCTTCGACTGGAACGAGGCGGAGCCGAAGCGCATCGGCACCTCCTCCATCGACACCACGTGCACCATCTGGGACATCGAGCGCGAGGCCGTAGACACCCAGCTCATCGCCCACGACAAGGAGGTGTACGACATCGCATGGGGCGGCGTCGGTGTATTCGCCTCCGTCTCGGCGGACGGCTCCGTGAGAGTGTTTGACCTGCGCGACAAGGAGCACTCCACCATCATTTACGAGAGCTCGGAGCCGGACACTCCCTTGGTCCGCCTGGGATGGAACAAGCAGGACCCCAGGTACATGGCCACCATTATCATGGACAGCGCCAAGGTGGTCGTCCTCGACATCCGCTTCCCGACCCTCCCCGTGGTCGAGTTGCAGAGGCACCAGTCCAGCGTCAACGCCATTGCCTGGGCCCCACACAGCTCTTGCCACATCTGCACCGCCGGTGATGACTCCCAGGCCCTCATCTGGGACCTCTCCTCCATGGGCCAGCCGGTGGAGGGTGGCCTCGATCCCATTCTGGCCTACACGGCTGGGGCTGAAATCGAGCAGCTGCAGTGGTCCTCTTCCCAACCTGATTGGGTTGCAATTGCCTTCTCTACAAAGCTTCAGATACTCAGGGTATGA